In the genome of Podospora pseudocomata strain CBS 415.72m chromosome 7, whole genome shotgun sequence, the window TACTACTACTTCCCGATGGTCAAGAACAACCTATCCCCCACGTCTCCCATGCCTGGTTTGAGCATGCCACGTTCAGTGAGCTCGGCATCCAACCCGGCAAGCCAGATCTCTGTCCCCTCTGGCCATTCGTTCGCCGCTAGTTCGACGCCTGGCTTGGCTCCTAGGATGGATAGGACGAGAATACGCTTTGTACCCCATTCCTTTAGGGTCTGGATCGCGGCTGCGGAAGTCCCGCCGGTGGCGATGACGGGGTCGAGGACGATGGTGAGGTCGGGGGTTTtttcggaggaggaggaggaggaggagaggtggttggggaggttgttgtagTATTCTACCGGTAGGAGGGTGGAAGGTTCGCGGAAgaggccgaggtggtggattggtgggggatggggtaagagggaagagagggggtCGACCATGGAGAGGCCGGAGCGGAGGATTgggacgagggagatggttgagggggagaggtgggttgttgggtaGCTGAAGCCTAGGGGGGTTGTGTCCTGGTGGTCGGGTGATGGTTAGTTAGGGtatggggaaaggggaaaggggaaaggggaaaggggaggggagggcgtaCTGTTGGCCCTGGGGAGCTGGTGAGAGCGCTGGCGAGGGCTTCGGTGCCAAGGATTAGGGTTATTTCGTTGATGAGGGTTTTGACGTcgcgggcggtggtggaggcggagcgGAGTTGGGAGAGTTTGGCTTGGAGGCAGGGGTGGGTGGAAATGTGGacgttgggggggagggaggacatcgtgatgatggtgatggtggtggtggtgtggttgggttggacaAGCAGAGTACACGACAACACAGAAGACGGACTCGAGATTATGGGACTAGAAAACAGAAGATCTTTTTGTTTGGAAGAATGAGGAGAAGATAGCTGACCACGGATCCGGGACTGGAACGGGCAGGTGTCTGGTTTAACTACCTGGTATATCTTAGGTCTGATGCAAACGGCTGTCCGTCTTTCCACACACGCCGGGCCGGGAATTGGATACCAAGGGTTCCTTTTTCATGCTACGTAAAGCGAGAGGGTCGTGCCCGAGCTTGATTCGCTGTTTTCTGTATGCCTGGTGAGGTATGCCAACATGGCTTACTACCCCGTCCGCGCCTCCGAGACAAGAGATGGCAAGCTGTTGGGCAACATTGAAAGGCCCAGCGAATCGGGTACTGACTTGTGACGACTTTGGCTCCGAGCTGCGATAGCGGTGTCTCTGTCACGGACAGTTGTCGGCTTGGAAGCTAGACCTTGAACGGGCTCTGTACCTGCCTCGTGACAGATGATCGGTGTGAGAACCGGGCGCCGGCGGGAGTCCAGGGAAGGAATGGCGGGGCAGCTCAGGCAGCTCCCGCATCCATGGATGCCGATATGATAACAGTTGCCGATAGCACTAGCAGGGGTACTTCTTGGAAGGCGGCCGTTTCCGAATCCGGAGTTTTCCTGGCATCTGATTGCACCTTCTCATCTTGAAATTCattgcaaaaaaaaaaaaaaaaaccaataAAAAAACCGACTGAACCACGTTCCGCACCAAAGGTGACACGCCATGGTTCGAAACACTTGACTCAGGGAGAGACTTGTGGTTGCGGGGAGTTAGATCCCGGTGGACCAGTACAAGGTCACGTCACACAATGACATCGCAACCAGCAGATAGGGTCGCCTACAATAATGACTTAACTCCTGTCGAAGACGCAGGCATTGAGGGCCGCTTTCAACAACTCCCTGGGCCTTCAAGCCCACGACAGACACCTCACACAAAGTCCTCTTATTCACAAGAAGCTAGGGCTGCTCGATGCGCCTCAGCAGCATCCCGCGCCGAGTATGACGTCCCGGATACATATGAAAATTTGGGAGAGACAGCCAACATCCCACCTGTTCAGAACCCGGACGAGGAATCAGTTCATCGATACGAGACACTCGAGCAAGAAAGAGCCAGAGAACAAAGCTATGCTCGCGACCGCCGACGCCAGGATGAGGATCCTGCAACAAGGGCAGCAGTAcaagcagaagaaaaagccGAAGCAGCAAGCTACCCTGTGTCCAAAAAAGAAACTCAAATCTACACCCTTTCCTACTTAATCTTTTTCTCCATCTTTGGGACACTGGCCAGGCTTGGGCTCCAGGCGATCACCATCTATTCCGGAACacccatcatcttcacctcTGTCTGGCCCAACTTTGCTGGCAGCGTGGTTATGGGTTTCCTGGCCGAAGATAGGATGCTATTCCGGCAAGAATGGGGCAGTCCATCATCAAACGGAGCCGATACCGAACGTGGCAGTGTGTCAGTTGACTCGGAGGGCGCGAGAAAAGCGCACcttgccatcaagaagactATTCCGCTGTACATTGGTCTCGCCACGGGTTTCTGTGGATCCTTTACGTCTTTCTCTGCCTTTATGAGAGACGTATTTCTTGCGCTCTCAAACGATTTACCTGCGACCAATGCCCCCAGCAGGAGCGGAGGCCATACTTTTCTCGCATTTATCGCCATCCCTCTGATCACCATTTCCATGTCTCTGGCGGGCCTCTTCTTTGGGGCACACATGGCTAATTTTCTCGAGCCATATACGCCATCGCTGCCTTTTCTCTTTACTAGTAAAATTCTGGACCGTTTAATCGTTCTGCTCGGCTGGGGTTGCTGGCTAGGAGCGATCATAATGTCTATTTTCCCGCCGCATGACAGTTGGCGAGGCACAGCCACCTTTGTGCTGGTATTCGCGCCATTGGGTTGCCTCCTCCGGTTCTATATCTCGCTGCGGCTCAACAGTCGTGCGCCTAGTTTTCCCTTGGGGACGTTTGCTGTTAACATATTCGGGACGGCTGTACTGGGAATGTCATGGGACCTGGCTCATCTGCCGGTAGGGGGAGTCATCGGGTGTCAGGTGCTGCAAGGAATACAGGACGGATTCTGTGGGTGCTTGACGACTGTCTCGACATGGGTTGCGGAGCTGGCAGTACTAGGGAGGAGACATGCGTATATATATGGCGCGGGAAGTGTAGGTACGGGactggtgatgctggtggcCATAATGGGAGGTTTGAGATggggtgatggttggaaTCCGCTGGTCTGTACACATTAAAATATGTGTGGTGCTGTATCATATAGAAACAGTCTGCCAAGGTGTCTGTTCGTAGACGTGGTGGTGACAACCCCTGAATGGCCCCTGAGCAAGGATCATGGCATACGGAACCCTAACCCCAGATATCTGTTGCCCCTCCTTCACTTGTGTCTCAGCTCGTCGCCTCTCGACCCCGCAGCGCCACAGTGAGAGCAAGAGTCATCCAGACCACAGGAGCAACCAGCTCCGAAGCTGAAGCCTCATAAGTAAGAAGAGCAAACCCGGAGTAGGGGGTCAAAGTCAGCACAATCGCAACAGCGCCTTTCGTCCTACAACACCGTCCGAAGTTTTCCCGGTTCTGGACATAGGGACCGTGACTCACCCCACTCTCTTCACgccagagacagagagagaccTGCAGGTCCCAGACGGCAGCCCAAAATCAACCCCTCTATCAACTCAAGTCGATTCACACGACCCCTCGATAATACCCCGAGGCCACACGGACAAAATGGCTGCCCCACGAAAACCAACGCTCCCCGTTCCCGGCAAGGAGAACATTCTCATCACGAGTGCCCTGCCCTATGTGAACAACGTTCCGCATCTCGGCAACATCATTGGCAGTGTTTTGGTAATGAATTTTCTCTCCCATCAAGTGTTTCAAAACCTGGCTCTCACGGCGGTTCTCGCCCTGCGAGTCAGGCTCATATATTGTTGAAGACTTTCGACCCCCAGCCACTAACACCATCACCCATCTAGTCGGCCGACGTCTTTGCTCGCTTCTGCAGGGCTAGAGGTCTGCCAACCATCTACATTTGCGGTTCCGACGAGTACGGCACCGCAACAGAGACAAAGGCACTTTCGGAGGGTGTGGATCCCGCGACTCTTTGCGCCAAGTATCACGCGATTCACAAGGAGATCTACGACTGGTTCCGGATCGACTTTGACACCTTTGGTCGCACGCCCACAGATGAGCACACTGAAATCGTGCAGTCTGTCTTCAAGCACCTGTGGAACAATGGCTACATTGAGCAGCGCGAGACCACTCAGGCATACTGCCCCGAGCACGAGTCCTTCCTGGCTGATCGTTATGTAGAGGGAGAGTGCTCTCTGTGCCATGACAAGGGTGCTCGTGGTGACCAGTGCGATGCCTGCGGTAACTTGCTCGATCCTATGGAGCCCGATCTTGATGCTTCTGGCAACCAGGAGACCAAGGCTACCGGGTGGCTTATCAACCCCAAGTGCAAGCTTGACGGCACGACTCCTATCAAGCGTCAGACCAAGCATCTTTACCTTCGGTTAGATGCCCTTCAGGGAGAGATTGAGACGTGGATTGCTTCGGCCAAGAAGGACTGGAGTGCCAACTGTACCTCGATTACCTATTCATGGCTCGACCAAGGCCTCAAGCCTCGCGGCATCACTCGTGATCTCAAGTGGGGTGTACCAAGTATGTCGAAAGCTAAGATATCATGAAAACAAGATGCTAACAGTTTCTTCTAGTTCCCACTGGTCTCGACGGTCTTTCTGAGGAGGACTTTGCCAAGAAGGTGTTTTATGTATGGTTTGACGCCTGCAGTATGTCTCTTCTGTTGAAGACAACATGTTTGAAATACTGACCCGACTAGTCGGTTATCCATCAATTACCAAGACATTTACCGATGCTGGGAACCCGAGCGGCACCAACTGGGAGAAGTGGTGGAAAAACCCTGAGGAGGTGTCTCTCTACCAATTCATGGGCAAGGACAACGTGCCGTGAGTTCTGTTGCTTTGCAAAACTGTAAGCACCTGTGAGCTAACATTTGAACTCTAGCTTCCACACCATCATCTGGCCTGCGTCGCAGATCGGCTCCAAGGAAAACTGGACCAAGGTCAAGaccttgtccaccaccgAATACTTGAACTATGAGGGCGGCAAGTTCAGCAAGTCCAAGGGTGTTGGTGTCTTTGGTAACAATGCTCGGGATACTGGTATTGATCCTGATATCTGGAGATTCTACCTTCTCTCCAGACGCCCGGAGACCAGTGATTCAGAGTTCAAGTGGGAGTAAGTTCTATGAAATCCCAAGTTTTGATTGTTTGGCCTGAAGCTGACGTTTTCAAAGGGAATTTGTTgacgtcaacaacaacgacctTCTCAAGAACCTCGGCAACCTTTGCCAGCGTGTCATCAAGTTCACTCAGGCCAAGATGGGCAGCGTGGTTCCCGACTTTGACCTTTCCAAGTTCCCTGCTCTCCAGCAGCACAAGGATGAAGTTAACAAGCTTCTCCATGAGTACAACACTACTCTCAGGGGCCTCAAGCTTAGACACGGTCTCTCGGTCATCATGGCGTATGTTCTCCTCTGTAGAGCATGATGTGTGGATTTCATTCTAACATTTGGTGACTAGTATCTCTGGTCTTGGTAACAAGCTTCTTCAAGACAACAAGCTCGGCAACCAACTCATTGCTGAGGAGCCTGAGCGCTGCAATGCAGTCATCGGTATCGCTCTGAACCACATTCACCTCCTTGCCAACGTATTGGCTCCTTATATGCCCGGCAAATCCCAGGCTATCCTCAAGCAGCTTGGTTTCGACGGCAAGGGCCAGACCGCCAGCATCCCCGATGTCTGGGAGGCTGATGCTATCAAGCCCGGCCACAAGCTTGGCGAGCCCGAGCTGTTGTTTGCTACCATCCCAGCggccaagattgaggagTGGCGCGATGCtttcggtggtgaggagcttcggaagatcaaggaggccgaggctaagaaggctgccgagaagaagctcgcgagggagaaggagaaggagaagaagaaactcaagaaggagaaggagagagccgagaaggaggctgctgctgccgcttctggtcaggctgctgctcccattgctgctggggaAACCACAACGCTGCCACTTCGTCCTGCGCCTGCAAAGGCCACAGGGGAGGAGCCTGCACCAAAGAACTGAGTGACTGATAATGGGTATGGATAATGACCGGGACGTTAAAAAGGCGTGTTAGATAGATTTCTTGGTAGCGATCCAGCCGGTTATGATGTACGGTTTTCTGTACCAACCTTGACATGTCCAATGTGATGATGTACGACtctaaccctaacccaaaCTCTTTATCTGAGTGAATTCACTTGACAGAAACAtacatcatcaccttccaTGGCCACCAAAATTACACCAAAATATCATCAGATCccaccaacaaacaaacaagaaaatgccaccaccatcagaaaAGGACAAAACACCAGTCTCGAagccaaacccaccaccagactACTTCCCCACCCCGCTGCCTCAATCCATCCGTTCCGACATCCTCACCTGGCGCTTCCCCAGGCCGTTCCACCAGCTCACCTTGACCGGCCGCTCCCGCGCAGCATGGCACACCTCGTTTGTGATTCCCGAGCTGaatcttcttctcgatgctgggctggtggtgggggctCACCGACCTAAGCATGTCTTTCTCACTCATGGACATTCCGACCACTGCCTGCTCACCCCTGCCTTCTTGAGGGCCGACCCCCCTCACACCCCGCCGTTGCTGTACTGCCCGGAGGAGATGGCCAGGCCGCTGGAGCAGTTCCTGCAGGGGAGCCAGCTGTTGAACAAGGGGTTTAccgggtttggggagggcgagggggagtgcaggttggggaggttggggaggtacACCATCACGACGATGaagccgggggaggagacggggtTGAGGTATGTGAAGGGGCAGAGGTGGAAGGCCACGGCTGTGAGGTGTGACCATACTGTGGCCAGTATTGGTTACGTCTTTTCCACCACGACGAGCAAGCTGAAACCTGAGTACCAGGGcttgaagggggaggagatcaagaggTTGAGGACGGAAGGGGTGGAGATcacgggggaggtggagcagCCTGTTTTTGCTTTCATGGGGGACACCACTGCTGCGGTgtatgaggaggggggggagatggatgggttttTGAAACGGGGGGTCAGGGTTGTGATTACGGAGTGCAGTTTTTTGAGGGAGAGCCGGGAGCATAGGGAGCAGGCGGATAAGACGAAGCACACCATGTGGAGTGATTTAgaaagggtggtgaggaggtggcctggggtggtttgggtggtgatgcatTTTAGTTTGAGgtatgaggagggggatgtggtgagGTTTtttggggagatggaggagaggccgGGGAACTTGGTGGTTTGGGCTGACGGGGGGGTTGGTATGGGGGAGGGCAGGTAGAAGGGTGCACATAGACATAGATTGGGGGGTTTGCTAGGTTTGGAATGGAGTAGTTGATGGGTGCAGTGTTACCTACTCGGTCCACATTATCTTTCGAAgcctttccttttcttcctcgccgccaaagaTGACGTCGATGCCTTTTCGGGCGAGGTTGCATATCTCCCGACGGCCCAGGCCAAAGTGTTTGGCCACCAGGGCGTATTCGTTGGACAGTGGGCTGCCAAAGACGCCCACGTCGTCGGTCTATCCATGTTGTCTGTCAGCGGTTCAATCTCCAGCTCTTTTTGTTCCAAGACTTACACCtaaaacaacaaccaccccttccaccttCCACCACTCCCCAAAGTGACTATTCTTCCCGTCAGCATCTCgtctcctctctctttctctctcaaaGAAAACTCACtgcccctcaaaccccccacgAACCATACCAGCATGAACATTACAACTCAGACAcaactccaaccccacccccctcctctccctcactTTCTGCTTAACCCCCTCGCCCAAATGAATCACATGCCCCAACCTCTCCGGCCCCCAGCCCAGCAGCAagtccaactcctcctccgtcccagaaacctcggcctcggcaaAATGAAGCGTGACCTTCAAcccttccttttccgccTGTCGGAACACGGGCGTGAAAGATCTGAGGTTGTCAACCACAGCGGGATCCCCACACAGATCGATCCCCACCACGCCCCTCCCCTTAAACTGCCTGCAGAGCTCTagcacctcctccgcttGGGCGAGGGTGTTCCTCCGGTCGACTGAGAGGATCAGCTTTGTCCGGAGGGTGCACCCTTCCCCGGCCTCGAATTCGGCGATGCAGTCGAGGATGGTCTGGACGTAGAGgtgcttggtgatgttggcggaAGGGATGGCGCGGGGTGTGGTGCGGAGTTCGAGATAGACGACGCCGTCGGACTGGAAGTCGCGGAggacggagagggtggagtggcggagggaggggaggtcggAGATGAGGGTGTAGATGtaggaggtgaagagggggaagaaggttcGGAGGTCGTAGTCGTGTTTGCCTGGGGGCATTTCGACCAgggggtcggggagggaggaggaggaggaggaggaggaggatggcttTTGGGACCAGATTTCGTGGAGGGT includes:
- a CDS encoding hypothetical protein (EggNog:ENOG503NZFN; COG:T; COG:Z), with translation MSSLPPNVHISTHPCLQAKLSQLRSASTTARDVKTLINEITLILGTEALASALTSSPGPTDTTPLGFSYPTTHLSPSTISLVPILRSGLSMVDPLSSLLPHPPPIHHLGLFREPSTLLPVEYYNNLPNHLSSSSSSSEKTPDLTIVLDPVIATGGTSAAAIQTLKEWGTKRILVLSILGAKPGVELAANEWPEGTEIWLAGLDAELTERGMLKPGMGDVGDRLFLTIGK
- a CDS encoding hypothetical protein (EggNog:ENOG503Q47K; COG:S), whose translation is MTSQPADRVAYNNDLTPVEDAGIEGRFQQLPGPSSPRQTPHTKSSYSQEARAARCASAASRAEYDVPDTYENLGETANIPPVQNPDEESVHRYETLEQERAREQSYARDRRRQDEDPATRAAVQAEEKAEAASYPVSKKETQIYTLSYLIFFSIFGTLARLGLQAITIYSGTPIIFTSVWPNFAGSVVMGFLAEDRMLFRQEWGSPSSNGADTERGSVSVDSEGARKAHLAIKKTIPLYIGLATGFCGSFTSFSAFMRDVFLALSNDLPATNAPSRSGGHTFLAFIAIPLITISMSLAGLFFGAHMANFLEPYTPSLPFLFTSKILDRLIVLLGWGCWLGAIIMSIFPPHDSWRGTATFVLVFAPLGCLLRFYISLRLNSRAPSFPLGTFAVNIFGTAVLGMSWDLAHLPVGGVIGCQVLQGIQDGFCGCLTTVSTWVAELAVLGRRHAYIYGAGSVGTGLVMLVAIMGGLRWGDGWNPLVCTH
- a CDS encoding hypothetical protein (BUSCO:EOG09260TUT; EggNog:ENOG503NXU3; COG:J), coding for MAAPRKPTLPVPGKENILITSALPYVNNVPHLGNIIGSVLSADVFARFCRARGLPTIYICGSDEYGTATETKALSEGVDPATLCAKYHAIHKEIYDWFRIDFDTFGRTPTDEHTEIVQSVFKHLWNNGYIEQRETTQAYCPEHESFLADRYVEGECSLCHDKGARGDQCDACGNLLDPMEPDLDASGNQETKATGWLINPKCKLDGTTPIKRQTKHLYLRLDALQGEIETWIASAKKDWSANCTSITYSWLDQGLKPRGITRDLKWGVPIPTGLDGLSEEDFAKKVFYVWFDACIGYPSITKTFTDAGNPSGTNWEKWWKNPEEVSLYQFMGKDNVPFHTIIWPASQIGSKENWTKVKTLSTTEYLNYEGGKFSKSKGVGVFGNNARDTGIDPDIWRFYLLSRRPETSDSEFKWEEFVDVNNNDLLKNLGNLCQRVIKFTQAKMGSVVPDFDLSKFPALQQHKDEVNKLLHEYNTTLRGLKLRHGLSVIMAISGLGNKLLQDNKLGNQLIAEEPERCNAVIGIALNHIHLLANVLAPYMPGKSQAILKQLGFDGKGQTASIPDVWEADAIKPGHKLGEPELLFATIPAAKIEEWRDAFGGEELRKIKEAEAKKAAEKKLAREKEKEKKKLKKEKERAEKEAAAAASGQAAAPIAAGETTTLPLRPAPAKATGEEPAPKN
- a CDS encoding hypothetical protein (EggNog:ENOG503Q4WM; COG:S) → MSNVMISHQQTNKKMPPPSEKDKTPVSKPNPPPDYFPTPLPQSIRSDILTWRFPRPFHQLTLTGRSRAAWHTSFVIPELNLLLDAGLVVGAHRPKHVFLTHGHSDHCLLTPAFLRADPPHTPPLLYCPEEMARPLEQFLQGSQLLNKGFTGFGEGEGECRLGRLGRYTITTMKPGEETGLRYVKGQRWKATAVRCDHTVASIGYVFSTTTSKLKPEYQGLKGEEIKRLRTEGVEITGEVEQPVFAFMGDTTAAVYEEGGEMDGFLKRGVRVVITECSFLRESREHREQADKTKHTMWSDLERVVRRWPGVVWVVMHFSLRYEEGDVVRFFGEMEERPGNLVVWADGGVGMGEGR
- a CDS encoding hypothetical protein (COG:F; EggNog:ENOG503NZE2); translated protein: MDFISLPKIELHAHLSGSISRQTLHEIWSQKPSSSSSSSSSLPDPLVEMPPGKHDYDLRTFFPLFTSYIYTLISDLPSLRHSTLSVLRDFQSDGVVYLELRTTPRAIPSANITKHLYVQTILDCIAEFEAGEGCTLRTKLILSVDRRNTLAQAEEVLELCRQFKGRGVVGIDLCGDPAVVDNLRSFTPVFRQAEKEGLKVTLHFAEAEVSGTEEELDLLLGWGPERLGHVIHLGEGVKQKVRERRGVGLELCLSCNVHAGMVRGGFEGHHFGEWWKVEGVVVVLGTDDVGVFGSPLSNEYALVAKHFGLGRREICNLARKGIDVIFGGEEEKERLRKIMWTE